One Stenotrophomonas oahuensis genomic region harbors:
- a CDS encoding YncE family protein: MHPRTLFRSAALALAISLTVGAPSAFAAETAATAAANVVRKPVAQGLYELAFSPTQNAVFVASSGGFGDNAGPSQVLRLNPETLAVEKAIPLERKAFGVVLDDAHNRLYVGNTVDTSVTVVDTANNKAIGIVQLMEKKVGKDGKAAYTHDLRELVVDPANNRLYVTGHSGEGSVLFVVDTQSLKLINTIPGLGNAKAPGLVFDAANKRVLTSNLLGEVVTVGTESAKVEQRFKVTAEQPMNLALDPTGKRLFVTDQGLEMIRKYQGTSIPGFVSKHPGKRVLVLDPKTGKELASIPTDAGPLGLLLDAPRKRLYVTNREAGTVTAYDSDSYKQVATYAVPTHPNSLALDAKNNVLYVTVKNGEKDEKGSEESVARIAL; this comes from the coding sequence ATGCACCCCCGTACCCTGTTCCGTTCTGCCGCGCTGGCACTGGCCATCTCGCTCACCGTGGGCGCACCGTCGGCCTTTGCCGCTGAAACCGCCGCTACTGCCGCCGCAAACGTGGTCCGCAAGCCGGTTGCCCAGGGCCTGTACGAGCTGGCCTTCAGCCCCACCCAGAACGCCGTGTTCGTCGCTTCCTCGGGCGGCTTCGGCGACAACGCCGGCCCTTCGCAGGTGCTGCGTCTGAACCCGGAAACGCTGGCCGTGGAAAAGGCAATCCCGCTGGAACGCAAGGCCTTCGGCGTGGTGCTGGATGACGCGCACAACCGCCTGTACGTGGGCAACACCGTGGACACCTCGGTCACCGTGGTGGACACCGCGAACAACAAGGCCATCGGCATCGTGCAGCTGATGGAAAAGAAGGTCGGCAAGGACGGCAAGGCCGCCTACACTCACGACCTGCGCGAGCTGGTGGTGGACCCGGCCAACAATCGCCTGTACGTCACCGGTCATTCCGGCGAAGGCAGCGTGCTGTTCGTGGTGGATACGCAGAGCCTGAAGCTGATCAACACCATCCCGGGCCTGGGCAACGCAAAGGCTCCGGGCCTGGTGTTCGACGCTGCCAACAAGCGCGTGCTGACCTCGAATCTGCTGGGCGAGGTGGTCACCGTGGGCACTGAATCCGCAAAGGTGGAGCAGCGCTTCAAGGTCACCGCCGAGCAGCCGATGAACCTGGCACTGGATCCGACCGGCAAGCGCCTGTTCGTCACCGACCAGGGCCTGGAGATGATCCGCAAGTACCAGGGCACCAGCATTCCGGGCTTCGTGTCCAAACACCCGGGCAAGCGCGTGCTGGTGCTGGACCCGAAGACCGGCAAGGAACTGGCCAGCATCCCCACCGACGCCGGTCCGCTGGGCCTGTTGCTGGACGCACCGCGCAAGCGCCTGTACGTGACGAACCGCGAAGCCGGCACGGTCACCGCGTATGACAGCGACAGCTACAAGCAGGTTGCGACGTACGCAGTGCCCACGCATCCGAACAGCCTGGCGCTGGATGCGAAGAACAACGTTCTGTACGTGACCGTCAAGAATGGCGAAAAGGACGAGAAGGGCAGCGAGGAATCAGTGGCCCGCATCGCGCTGTAA
- a CDS encoding XVIPCD domain-containing protein, translated as MSHDPNTQQNPLLAQSRDAMQRLETTLGRQFDQNSERMAASAACLAQDSGLSRVDHVFLSNATESKRQGETFFVVQGDPANPAHRRAHMPTEQALNAPLEASLQRLQGVDAPSQSQSRQQEQNEQLVQQQGPRVG; from the coding sequence ATGTCCCACGACCCCAACACCCAGCAGAACCCCCTCCTGGCCCAGTCGCGCGACGCCATGCAGCGGCTGGAAACCACCTTGGGCCGCCAGTTCGACCAGAACAGTGAACGCATGGCGGCCAGTGCAGCCTGCCTTGCACAGGACAGCGGATTGTCGCGGGTGGACCATGTGTTCCTGAGCAACGCCACCGAATCCAAGCGCCAGGGCGAAACGTTCTTCGTGGTGCAGGGTGACCCGGCCAACCCGGCGCACCGCCGCGCGCATATGCCGACCGAGCAGGCGTTGAATGCGCCGCTGGAGGCATCGTTGCAGCGGTTGCAGGGTGTGGATGCGCCGTCGCAAAGCCAGAGCCGGCAGCAGGAGCAGAATGAGCAGTTGGTGCAGCAGCAAGGCCCGCGCGTTGGGTAA
- a CDS encoding GAF domain-containing protein: MSLSPTPALNEAERQRALDALHIVGSLPEPAYDDIVKVAAAVCGTPMALVTLIDRDTQWFKARTGLDGHQTERNVAVCDHAIRQPDQLMEIGDLMQDSRFADNPVLNEIGARFYAGMPLVTETGAAVGSVCVVDLSPRELNPTQRDALQALARLTMNLMEGHGREREQQVSTILEQAVAVDGPTAPTTGGNYSVVILELQQLDDVARRVGERTLDRQLTLLDQALEQCLQLERGDSINRVTGSGEFIAVLGTDKPEHTLERFQRAAESVTSVLGTRLLIGAGTTSTGESNNVLFLRADRALSEAKDAAR, encoded by the coding sequence ATGTCCTTGAGCCCCACCCCCGCCCTCAACGAAGCCGAGCGCCAGCGCGCGCTTGATGCCCTGCACATCGTCGGCAGCCTGCCCGAACCGGCTTACGATGACATCGTGAAGGTGGCCGCCGCCGTTTGCGGCACGCCGATGGCGCTGGTCACCCTGATTGACCGCGACACCCAGTGGTTCAAGGCCCGCACCGGGCTGGACGGTCACCAGACCGAGCGCAACGTCGCGGTGTGCGACCACGCCATCCGCCAACCCGATCAGCTGATGGAAATTGGCGACCTGATGCAGGACAGCCGTTTCGCCGACAACCCGGTGCTCAATGAGATCGGCGCACGCTTCTACGCCGGCATGCCGCTGGTGACCGAAACCGGAGCAGCCGTGGGCAGCGTGTGCGTGGTGGACCTGAGCCCACGCGAGCTCAATCCGACCCAGCGTGACGCATTGCAGGCCCTAGCCCGCTTGACCATGAATCTGATGGAAGGGCACGGTCGCGAGCGCGAGCAGCAGGTGTCCACCATTCTCGAACAGGCGGTGGCGGTGGACGGCCCCACCGCGCCCACCACGGGCGGCAATTACAGCGTGGTGATTCTGGAGCTGCAGCAGCTGGATGACGTGGCCCGCCGTGTCGGCGAGCGCACCCTGGACCGCCAGCTCACCCTGCTCGACCAGGCGCTGGAGCAGTGCCTGCAGTTGGAGCGCGGCGACAGCATCAACCGGGTCACCGGCAGTGGCGAGTTCATTGCAGTGCTGGGCACCGACAAGCCCGAACACACGCTGGAGCGGTTCCAGCGGGCGGCCGAGTCCGTCACCAGCGTGCTGGGCACCCGTTTGTTGATCGGTGCCGGCACCACCAGCACCGGGGAATCCAACAACGTGCTGTTCCTGCGCGCCGACCGCGCACTAAGCGAGGCCAAGGACGCGGCGCGCTGA